CCGGCGGTGAGCGTGCTGCTCTTTGCGATCGCCAGCGCCTCGTTCGCGCACTTCGCGTGCGCGGCCGCGTATCCGTCGACGAAGCCCGCGACGGTCGCGGCGTCGCACGGGTTGGCCGGGACCGATCCCTGGATGGGCGTGCGGTAGAGCCAGTCGTTCACGCAGTCGAGGAGCGTGGGCTTGTCCTCGCTCCGCTTCGATACCCGCTGGTAAGCGCTGGACGGTGAGCCATCGTGGTTCTTCAGCGCGCTCATGTAGCTGCGCTCGTTCCCGAGGGGGATCCGGTCCTGATCCGAGAGCCCCAGGAGCACCTCGACCTCGCGCAGCTGCCCCGACTGGAAGCCGCTCGCCGGGTTGAGCTTGTCCCGGAACGCGAGGTAGTCCCGCGTCGTCATCGTCTCCATGATCTCGAAGTGCGTCGCGACCTGCCCGATGAGCTGGGTCATCCGGCGAATGCCGCGCGCCGCCGACGCGAGCGCCTGCTCGGGCACGGGCACCTTCGCGAAGAGGTTCCGGACCGACACGAGCTCGCGAAGGACGAGCTTGAACCAGAGCTCGTCGATCTGGTGGACGGTGATGAACATCACCTCGTCGTTGGACAAGCCCAGTCCGTCGCCTCGAGCCCGCCCTGAAGCGAGAGCAGTTCCTCGACCTTGATGGTCCCAGTACGCCGTCGGCTTCCGGTTCACGATGCCGCATCCTTGCAGAGCGCTGTCAATGCCCCGACCCTCCTGCGCGGCGGTGTACTCTGCCGCGCGCGAGCCCGTGGGTGGTGCGCCAATCACCTGCCAAGCTCGTGCTTCTCATCGGGCGAAGACTACGGTGAGGGCGGCCATCGCGGTCGTTGCCGGCGACGAGCGTCCAGCCGACGCGCCGCAGGTGTCTCGGATGCGGGGCGATCACCATGAGTGTCCAGCAGACGAACAGCAACGGAAACGCCGCACATGCCACGGCCAAGTGAAGGCAGAGGATGCCGA
The DNA window shown above is from Myxococcales bacterium and carries:
- a CDS encoding tryptophan 2,3-dioxygenase produces the protein MFITVHQIDELWFKLVLRELVSVRNLFAKVPVPEQALASAARGIRRMTQLIGQVATHFEIMETMTTRDYLAFRDKLNPASGFQSGQLREVEVLLGLSDQDRIPLGNERSYMSALKNHDGSPSSAYQRVSKRSEDKPTLLDCVNDWLYRTPIQGSVPANPCDAATVAGFVDGYAAAHAKCANEALAIAKSSTLTAGDVERLERRYAAEVAAARAFLLGHDVDEAVRARVSRIRAALVFIESYRELPLLAWPRVIIDELVAFEQAFVIFRQRHARMVERIIGRRTGTGGSAGVDYLDQTALRYRIFRDVWAVRTLLIRQAELPPLERAESYGFVADG